CATCCGCCAACGAAGAGCGCGGGACCAGTGGAGCGAGCCGGGTTAACTGAAGTGTTGGTGACAGGAATGCTGATGAGGTGAATCAGCGTAAGACAGAGTCCGATGGCGATGGGAGCGAACCCCTTGGGAGCACGCTCATCGGTTGAACCCAGAATGACGAGCAGGAAGAAGGCGGTCAGGACGACTTCGGCTACGAAACATGCAACGAGCGAGTAGCCACCGGGAGAGTGGGCACCATAGCCGTTGGAGGCGAATCCACCGGCGAGAGAGAACTCAGGACGCCCGCTGGCGATCAGTAAAAGTACGCCCGAGGCGACGATGGCTCCGACGACCTGAGCGATGACGTAGGCCAGAAGCTCAGAGGCTGGAAAGCGTTTGCCGACGACGAGGCCGACAGAGACGGCAGGGTTCAGATGGCAGCCAGAGATATGGCCGATGGCATAGGCCATGGTGAGCACGGTAAGTCCAAAGGCAAGGGCGACACCGGCGAAGCCTATGCCTAGCTGAGGGAATGCAGCGGCGAGAACGGCGCTGCCGCAGCCTCCAAAGACCAGCCAGAAAGTGCCAAAGAACTCGGCGGTTGCACGTTTGAACAATGGCATAGCAGATTGACTCTCTTTCCCTGAATTTTGTGATTCGCACAACAAGGGACCCGTGATGCTGTCTTATCTAAGACGAGAGGATGCTAACACTTCCGGGCTTCAATCCAGAGAAACTTTGTAGAGGAAAAAATAAATAGAGAGAGTATCTAGAGGCGGCGCAGGTAAGCTTTTGCTTCTTCGAGTTGAGGGAAGAGGCGCTCTTCTGCCTGGAACTCGCGCGAATGAACACAGCGACGTCCTGCCTTGACCCGGACGGGATGCTTGAG
This portion of the Edaphobacter sp. 4G125 genome encodes:
- the aqpZ gene encoding aquaporin Z, with product MPLFKRATAEFFGTFWLVFGGCGSAVLAAAFPQLGIGFAGVALAFGLTVLTMAYAIGHISGCHLNPAVSVGLVVGKRFPASELLAYVIAQVVGAIVASGVLLLIASGRPEFSLAGGFASNGYGAHSPGGYSLVACFVAEVVLTAFFLLVILGSTDERAPKGFAPIAIGLCLTLIHLISIPVTNTSVNPARSTGPALFVGGWAISQLWLFWVAPILGAIIGGLISNLFFSAPQPPVREELSR